The following are from one region of the Pyrinomonadaceae bacterium genome:
- a CDS encoding DDE-type integrase/transposase/recombinase, with protein sequence MYSLYLYFLGLSLRNTSKALDIFNDEKRSHIAIWNWIQRFGSSQIYKRKRVAAFIIDETIIQIGNHHFWLWICIEPVHRTILGIYISEERNMFVAEKFIRSLVEKYGRHTVYTDGGTWYPQACNFLHLKHRLHSPLEKSLIERVMQYFKDRTECFDDLSMYCYSKE encoded by the coding sequence ATGTATTCTTTGTATTTGTATTTTCTTGGTTTAAGTCTACGTAATACTTCCAAAGCATTAGATATATTCAATGATGAGAAACGAAGTCATATTGCTATATGGAATTGGATTCAAAGGTTTGGTTCTTCTCAAATCTACAAAAGAAAAAGAGTAGCAGCATTCATTATAGATGAAACAATTATCCAAATTGGGAATCATCACTTTTGGTTATGGATTTGTATTGAACCAGTTCATAGGACTATACTGGGAATCTACATTTCTGAAGAAAGAAACATGTTTGTAGCAGAGAAATTCATCAGATCTCTTGTTGAGAAATATGGTAGACATACTGTATATACTGATGGTGGTACATGGTATCCACAGGCATGCAATTTTTTACATTTGAAACATAGATTGCATTCTCCTTTAGAAAAGAGTTTGATAGAAAGGGTAATGCAGTATTTCAAAGATAGAACAGAATGTTTTGATGAT